A region of Halobellus limi DNA encodes the following proteins:
- a CDS encoding amphi-Trp domain-containing protein, producing the protein MGELETEAEKTRSEIVSYLRELAEQLDGDGAVTLELGGKQVQLDPTNLVTFKLEGESDWSAGDTEAKQSIEFELVWWREAQTAEEGALDITTEGQ; encoded by the coding sequence ATGGGCGAACTCGAAACTGAAGCCGAGAAAACGCGGTCCGAAATTGTATCGTACCTCCGCGAACTCGCCGAGCAACTCGACGGCGACGGCGCTGTGACGCTCGAACTCGGTGGGAAGCAGGTTCAGTTGGACCCGACGAACCTGGTGACGTTCAAGCTGGAAGGCGAGTCGGACTGGTCTGCAGGGGATACTGAAGCAAAACAGAGTATCGAGTTCGAGCTGGTCTGGTGGCGTGAGGCCCAGACCGCAGAAGAAGGAGCGTTGGATATCACTACCGAAGGCCAGTAG
- a CDS encoding ABC transporter ATP-binding protein: protein MPAIETSALTKRYGSTTAVDQLDLSVPDGTVYGFLGPNGAGKTTTMRMLTGLTTPTSGSATVANVPVTDRDALRPHIGYLPEEPPLYEQATAYEQLEYIAGLRDLPEQQTKERIDELLGRLDLSPDDAATRIADYSKGMRQKVAYIQAILHDPDVAFLDEPTSGLDPRAARTIRELIGELTDQGTTVFLSTHILPVVEAVADTVGILYDGRLVAEDTPSQLTQRAETGETRTLEEAFLEITSSDPAADDAEATHG, encoded by the coding sequence ATGCCCGCTATCGAGACCTCCGCCCTGACCAAACGGTATGGTTCGACGACAGCCGTTGATCAACTTGACCTCTCTGTCCCCGACGGCACGGTCTATGGCTTTCTCGGCCCGAATGGGGCCGGGAAGACGACGACGATGCGGATGCTTACCGGCCTCACGACGCCGACCAGTGGGTCAGCCACCGTCGCCAATGTCCCAGTCACGGATCGGGATGCCCTCCGGCCGCATATCGGGTATCTGCCCGAAGAACCGCCACTGTACGAGCAGGCTACTGCCTACGAACAACTGGAGTACATCGCTGGACTCCGTGACCTCCCCGAACAACAGACGAAGGAACGAATCGACGAACTCCTTGGTCGTCTCGACCTCTCGCCGGATGACGCGGCGACCCGCATCGCAGATTACTCGAAAGGGATGCGACAGAAGGTGGCGTACATCCAAGCGATCCTCCACGATCCAGATGTCGCGTTTCTCGACGAACCCACATCCGGACTTGACCCGCGAGCCGCGCGAACCATCCGCGAACTCATCGGCGAACTCACCGACCAGGGCACCACGGTCTTTCTCTCGACGCACATCCTCCCCGTCGTCGAAGCAGTCGCCGACACCGTCGGGATCCTCTACGATGGCCGGCTCGTCGCTGAAGATACCCCCAGCCAACTGACGCAGCGTGCCGAGACTGGCGAGACGCGGACGCTCGAAGAGGCCTTCTTGGAAATCACAAGTTCCGATCCCGCCGCAGACGACGCGGAGGCGACACATGGCTGA
- a CDS encoding SdpI family protein, with amino-acid sequence MNSRRRFLIAAAVVVISGVMSVLAAPELPARMATHWNAAGQPDGTMSKPAALALFPVISAVLLVIFAAIPRIDPLRENIISFRPVYDWFVVVFVVFMTVIHGGVIAFNLGYEFDFTLLVLAAVAGLLYYVGLLLTHAERNWFVGIRTPWTLSSDEVWARTHHLGGRLFKLTALISLIGLFFGDYAVYFLIVPVLLTAGISVVYSYYIYVQIERGSDTDSTNSL; translated from the coding sequence ATGAATTCTCGTCGACGATTTCTGATCGCGGCGGCAGTCGTCGTCATCTCCGGTGTGATGAGTGTGCTCGCCGCGCCAGAACTCCCTGCACGGATGGCGACACACTGGAACGCCGCCGGACAACCGGATGGAACGATGTCGAAGCCAGCAGCACTCGCACTCTTTCCGGTGATATCCGCTGTTCTTCTCGTCATTTTCGCGGCCATCCCGCGTATTGACCCACTTCGAGAGAACATCATCTCATTCCGCCCGGTGTATGACTGGTTCGTCGTCGTGTTCGTTGTGTTTATGACCGTCATCCACGGTGGTGTCATCGCCTTCAATCTCGGCTACGAATTCGACTTCACGCTCCTCGTCCTTGCAGCCGTCGCGGGCCTGCTCTACTACGTTGGATTACTCCTCACTCACGCAGAACGCAACTGGTTTGTCGGAATCCGGACGCCGTGGACGCTCTCGAGCGACGAAGTCTGGGCTCGAACACATCACCTCGGTGGTCGCTTATTCAAACTGACCGCGCTCATCTCTCTCATTGGCCTCTTCTTCGGTGACTATGCTGTCTATTTCCTCATCGTGCCGGTTCTCCTTACAGCGGGCATCTCTGTTGTCTACTCGTACTACATATACGTGCAGATTGAGCGAGGCTCAGACACAGACTCTACAAACTCACTGTGA
- a CDS encoding alpha/beta fold hydrolase: MNHHELIDIATIRLSALLLGETKFFSRSVDAPPLVDVTTEMTSAVDDVGDPSTAGQCDVVVDTPVGEFETAYQPWQWLGPEYPTLIYHHGSGERPFDVGRFSTNSFRRLFLGSEEGLPVNLIAVRAPFHDRSSREYARAMGDLENFVGMLAASTGLLQALTERIADRTDRSVVLSGISLGGWAVNLHRACFGAADRYVPLFAGAALGEMFVSSVYRYMIADAAWRQPSQLRQVLDFEDAFQAVDADDCAPLLGRYDRIIEYDRQRPSYTGMSLAVLNRGHVTGALAAATLREHMLEAIPDTPSTDGETGAIDKERI, from the coding sequence ATGAACCATCACGAACTGATCGATATTGCGACCATCCGGCTCAGTGCCCTTCTCCTGGGTGAGACCAAGTTCTTCTCACGATCCGTCGACGCACCCCCGCTCGTCGACGTGACCACGGAGATGACGTCAGCAGTCGACGACGTCGGCGACCCGAGCACCGCCGGTCAATGCGACGTCGTGGTCGATACCCCAGTGGGAGAGTTTGAGACTGCGTATCAACCCTGGCAGTGGCTAGGACCCGAGTACCCGACACTCATCTATCACCACGGCAGCGGGGAGCGACCGTTCGACGTCGGGCGGTTCAGCACGAACTCCTTCCGGCGACTGTTCCTCGGGTCGGAGGAGGGCCTACCGGTCAATCTCATCGCCGTCCGGGCACCGTTTCACGACAGATCGAGTCGAGAATATGCCCGGGCGATGGGTGACCTGGAGAACTTCGTCGGGATGCTCGCCGCCTCGACGGGTCTGCTACAGGCGCTCACGGAACGGATTGCCGACCGAACCGACCGGTCCGTCGTCCTGTCGGGTATCAGCCTCGGTGGTTGGGCGGTCAACCTCCATCGGGCCTGTTTCGGGGCTGCTGACCGGTACGTCCCGCTGTTCGCCGGCGCCGCGCTCGGCGAGATGTTCGTCTCGTCTGTCTACCGCTATATGATCGCCGATGCCGCCTGGAGGCAGCCGTCACAGCTCCGCCAAGTGCTGGACTTCGAGGACGCCTTTCAGGCGGTTGACGCTGACGACTGCGCGCCGTTGCTCGGCCGGTACGACCGGATCATCGAGTACGACCGCCAGCGTCCGAGTTACACCGGTATGTCGCTCGCGGTGCTGAATCGGGGGCACGTCACTGGCGCACTTGCTGCAGCGACTCTCCGAGAGCATATGCTTGAAGCCATCCCAGACACGCCAAGCACTGACGGCGAGACGGGTGCGATCGACAAAGAGCGTATATGA
- a CDS encoding DUF5518 domain-containing protein, translating into MIARRTIRNGAIGAVVGSVLGFIPLVLLVAPVVGGGVAGYLERDGAKRGAVSGGVAGLLMAALTTVITGTITFARFGDLPFASPDVPLEGLALAAALSLLASVGQIVVAGIGGGLGGILETDRQRADDRESLSGEDRPRSWLRILGSLLAGLVTFGVVAVVLTTVLDPLIWPSLLVSLPFGIIAGIGVAVLTNHYLARAAEGRVDWRPVAIGAVAVILVFGLVVGGLSVIGQQRQAATTESTYQYEVTIAADETLENTTFYVPVPTENGSSRLGERFVEDVRYDRYSPAVRGDDPDPAPVDFSYELVETERGQMLAITADRIEVTKVYYREVENETMGWSERIPAEEYDPDNPDMGVQSDGSFTFTVTLVADEPIDTADPFDAEPLLAPGADRTEVDCFTGDSATHRCFEYEGQMYADYETSEEATVYVSAQLDGRNEWFSGGWTGNEYREWSRVELRGPQSGWVLTDGELEVGSGNYRD; encoded by the coding sequence ATGATCGCTCGTCGAACGATCCGCAACGGAGCAATTGGGGCGGTCGTCGGGAGCGTACTGGGCTTTATTCCGCTGGTGTTGCTGGTCGCGCCGGTGGTCGGCGGCGGTGTCGCGGGATATCTCGAACGTGATGGCGCGAAACGTGGCGCGGTTTCCGGTGGCGTTGCCGGTCTCCTGATGGCCGCGCTCACGACTGTGATCACTGGTACGATTACGTTCGCCCGGTTTGGCGACCTGCCGTTTGCGTCGCCGGATGTCCCCTTGGAGGGGCTCGCGCTCGCGGCAGCCCTGTCGTTGCTCGCATCGGTCGGACAGATCGTCGTCGCGGGGATCGGTGGCGGACTCGGAGGGATTCTCGAAACCGATCGACAGCGGGCTGACGACCGCGAGTCACTTTCAGGTGAGGACCGTCCCCGTTCGTGGCTGCGGATCCTCGGCAGTCTCCTCGCCGGATTGGTCACGTTCGGTGTCGTCGCTGTCGTGCTGACCACCGTCTTGGACCCGCTGATCTGGCCGTCACTACTGGTGAGCCTTCCCTTCGGAATCATCGCGGGTATCGGGGTCGCGGTCCTCACCAACCACTACCTCGCCCGAGCAGCCGAGGGGCGCGTCGACTGGCGACCGGTCGCTATCGGGGCGGTTGCTGTGATACTCGTGTTCGGCCTCGTCGTCGGTGGCCTGTCGGTGATCGGCCAGCAGCGCCAGGCCGCGACGACCGAGAGCACCTACCAGTACGAGGTGACGATCGCCGCCGACGAAACCCTCGAGAATACGACATTCTACGTCCCGGTTCCGACCGAAAACGGCTCTTCCCGCCTCGGCGAGCGGTTCGTCGAGGACGTCCGGTACGACAGGTACTCGCCGGCGGTCCGAGGGGACGACCCCGACCCTGCGCCGGTAGACTTCTCATACGAACTGGTCGAGACTGAAAGGGGACAAATGCTCGCGATCACTGCCGACCGGATCGAGGTGACGAAGGTCTACTACCGCGAGGTCGAAAACGAGACGATGGGCTGGTCCGAGCGGATTCCTGCCGAGGAGTACGATCCAGACAATCCGGACATGGGCGTCCAGAGCGACGGGAGCTTCACGTTTACCGTGACGCTCGTCGCTGACGAGCCGATCGACACCGCCGACCCGTTCGACGCCGAACCGCTGCTCGCCCCAGGAGCCGACCGAACTGAGGTCGACTGTTTTACCGGGGATTCGGCGACACACCGCTGTTTCGAGTACGAGGGCCAGATGTACGCCGACTACGAGACGAGCGAGGAGGCAACCGTCTACGTCTCCGCGCAGCTTGACGGTCGCAACGAGTGGTTCTCCGGGGGCTGGACCGGCAACGAGTACCGCGAGTGGTCCCGGGTCGAACTCCGCGGTCCTCAGTCGGGCTGGGTCCTCACAGACGGCGAACTCGAGGTCGGGAGCGGCAATTACCGGGACTGA
- a CDS encoding CPBP family intramembrane glutamic endopeptidase, translating to MEASWTHSILIGFGGFGPPIGAAVVIWASGGSLRTWIGQMFKWRIGAKWWALALGLPFIILSLGVLLFVVAGGPIDLTSLGSPFIYLFAMAWGTVWGGGQEDLGWRGFMLPILQESYSALVSSAIVGVTWAAWHLPLFLNATTTHGGWPLSQQLLWMVSIFAGSILWTWMYNSTGGSVLAVAVFHAGINAMGIFHPADQEALIPDGAPDPWLNLLAEVTGAVPLVLVAILLIVVYGANRLANRDPPTPQDAGLPPETESEAVE from the coding sequence ATGGAAGCTTCTTGGACGCACTCGATCCTGATCGGCTTCGGCGGGTTCGGCCCGCCGATCGGCGCGGCGGTCGTCATCTGGGCCTCCGGTGGCAGCCTCCGCACTTGGATCGGCCAGATGTTCAAATGGCGAATCGGCGCGAAATGGTGGGCGCTCGCACTCGGACTCCCATTCATCATCCTCTCGCTTGGCGTCCTGCTGTTCGTCGTCGCCGGTGGTCCGATCGACCTCACGTCGTTGGGATCACCATTCATCTATCTGTTCGCGATGGCGTGGGGGACCGTCTGGGGTGGCGGCCAGGAAGATCTCGGCTGGCGTGGCTTCATGCTGCCCATCCTTCAGGAATCCTACAGCGCGCTGGTGTCGAGTGCTATCGTGGGCGTCACGTGGGCGGCCTGGCACCTCCCACTGTTCCTGAACGCCACGACCACCCACGGCGGCTGGCCGCTCTCCCAGCAACTCCTCTGGATGGTCTCCATCTTTGCCGGATCTATCCTCTGGACGTGGATGTACAACAGCACCGGCGGGAGCGTCCTCGCCGTGGCCGTCTTCCATGCCGGCATAAACGCCATGGGAATCTTCCACCCCGCCGATCAGGAGGCGCTCATTCCGGACGGCGCGCCAGACCCCTGGCTGAACCTGCTCGCCGAAGTCACCGGCGCCGTTCCCCTCGTGTTGGTCGCGATCCTCTTGATCGTCGTCTACGGCGCGAACCGACTCGCAAATCGCGACCCACCAACCCCCCAAGACGCTGGTCTCCCACCGGAGACCGAATCAGAAGCCGTTGAGTGA
- a CDS encoding DUF3267 domain-containing protein, translating to MSADESPGENQTDDVLIAEYGMSRPLVLQWTVVSILGFVVALFGLLLLYYGVTGDATGTELVVTPDTGWWNLGLTIAVLVGVLLLVIVPHELCHGFGIRFFGGEPRFGLGVAYFVFPYAFATTETRFSRNQFIAIALAPLVLLSLLGVPLMLVFEWPWLALPLALNAGGAVGDLWMALTLMRYPPAVTVVDTTTGLEIYGTPSLERTETAPATVVWDLLVGIAGSIVILAVCGGILAPLVLAAIGLDSFTLGVPDTPLLILEFVQTPDGGIEFTMGTGILAVGVFTGICYAYLRASGRR from the coding sequence ATGTCTGCCGATGAGTCCCCGGGGGAGAACCAGACAGACGACGTCCTGATCGCGGAGTACGGGATGTCACGGCCGCTCGTCCTCCAGTGGACTGTCGTCAGCATCCTCGGATTCGTGGTTGCTCTCTTCGGACTCCTGTTGTTGTACTACGGGGTGACGGGTGATGCGACCGGAACAGAACTGGTCGTGACACCCGATACGGGGTGGTGGAATCTCGGCCTTACAATCGCAGTTCTCGTAGGTGTGCTGTTGCTCGTTATTGTTCCCCACGAGCTCTGTCACGGCTTCGGGATCCGTTTCTTCGGAGGGGAGCCGCGATTCGGTCTGGGAGTCGCGTACTTCGTCTTTCCGTACGCGTTCGCAACGACCGAGACGCGGTTCTCGCGCAATCAGTTCATCGCGATCGCACTCGCCCCACTTGTGTTGCTCTCGCTGCTCGGTGTACCGTTGATGCTCGTGTTCGAGTGGCCATGGCTTGCCCTGCCGTTAGCGCTGAACGCTGGCGGCGCCGTTGGGGACCTCTGGATGGCATTGACGCTGATGCGCTATCCTCCGGCCGTAACGGTGGTCGATACGACGACGGGGCTCGAAATCTACGGAACACCGTCGCTTGAGCGAACCGAGACCGCCCCTGCGACCGTCGTCTGGGATCTGCTCGTCGGCATCGCAGGCAGCATTGTTATCCTCGCCGTCTGTGGGGGTATCCTGGCACCGCTCGTCCTGGCTGCAATCGGTCTCGATTCATTCACCCTCGGCGTGCCAGACACCCCACTGTTGATCCTCGAGTTCGTCCAAACGCCCGACGGCGGTATCGAGTTCACGATGGGCACGGGAATTCTCGCTGTCGGCGTCTTCACCGGAATCTGTTACGCGTATCTCCGAGCGAGCGGACGACGTTGA
- a CDS encoding MFS transporter, translating to MEFVTYVRNGRWTTVSGYVLFVALMVAGYYYNITFVQLGLIDLGTRLVGMSETAVSMWMAALALVTLTVAAVTGVTMDRRGWSTNLRTKLRLLFGVVCLQFALTLVAPMVRTVPAFGAWIVLASLGLGVGFPVSFSLAIDLVPVPDRGYVAAAITAIAYFFANAIPLSWSVDVFSQLMIAAMAPGILVLGVLSFASFDRLDAILDVLGAQYETYGTGRFCHGTPVQARSLAFVVPVVLMFGVFFIDSLGFLRIIDTPSLLLSSWQSPNLSTRLFIAVAHVVGAVMAGVIYANYSLSRVFLWTFALFALTHVMYTSDLRIAEVFPTIAGGGTSPLNPALYAIAVSFYTTLNFALWPDLSTPETIGTHSAIGIGVAGWLATFSSTALALYFQAADLTLISHLNVVQALSLLLLFGLTVGLYARRMVELARETGGASA from the coding sequence ATGGAGTTCGTGACGTATGTCCGGAATGGACGGTGGACGACAGTATCCGGGTACGTGCTGTTCGTCGCGCTGATGGTCGCTGGGTACTACTACAACATCACGTTCGTCCAGTTGGGACTGATCGATCTCGGGACACGCCTCGTCGGAATGTCCGAGACTGCCGTCTCGATGTGGATGGCTGCCCTCGCGCTCGTGACGCTCACCGTCGCGGCCGTGACCGGCGTGACAATGGACCGACGTGGGTGGAGTACGAACCTCCGAACGAAGCTCCGGCTCCTGTTCGGTGTCGTCTGTCTCCAGTTCGCGCTCACGCTTGTCGCACCGATGGTTCGGACCGTTCCTGCGTTCGGCGCGTGGATCGTCCTCGCGTCGCTCGGGCTCGGGGTCGGGTTTCCGGTCTCGTTCTCGCTCGCGATCGACCTCGTTCCGGTGCCGGACCGCGGGTACGTCGCCGCGGCGATCACGGCGATCGCGTACTTCTTCGCGAACGCGATTCCACTCTCCTGGTCGGTCGACGTCTTCAGTCAGCTGATGATCGCCGCGATGGCGCCGGGCATCCTCGTGCTGGGCGTCCTGTCGTTTGCCAGCTTCGACCGTCTCGATGCAATTCTCGATGTCCTCGGGGCCCAATACGAGACTTACGGCACCGGGCGGTTCTGTCACGGAACCCCGGTTCAGGCGCGGAGTCTGGCCTTCGTCGTCCCGGTCGTCTTGATGTTCGGCGTCTTCTTCATCGATAGCCTCGGGTTCCTCCGGATCATCGACACGCCGTCACTCTTGCTCAGTTCCTGGCAGTCACCTAACCTCTCGACGCGGCTGTTCATCGCCGTCGCACACGTCGTCGGTGCGGTGATGGCCGGCGTCATCTACGCGAACTACTCGCTCTCACGCGTCTTCCTCTGGACGTTCGCGCTGTTCGCCCTCACGCACGTTATGTACACGTCCGACCTGCGAATCGCCGAGGTGTTCCCCACGATCGCCGGCGGCGGAACCTCTCCCCTGAATCCCGCCCTGTACGCGATCGCGGTGAGCTTCTACACGACGCTGAACTTCGCGCTCTGGCCCGACCTTTCGACACCAGAGACGATTGGCACCCACTCTGCGATCGGCATCGGCGTCGCCGGGTGGCTCGCCACGTTCTCAAGCACGGCACTCGCGCTGTACTTTCAGGCAGCCGACCTCACACTCATCTCCCACCTGAACGTGGTGCAGGCCCTCTCTCTCCTCCTCTTGTTCGGACTCACGGTCGGCCTATATGCCAGACGGATGGTCGAACTCGCTCGCGAGACCGGAGGTGCGAGTGCATGA
- a CDS encoding bactofilin family protein — translation MSPTEAIPLLIVVLLMISIGGGDVQEMSVTFQGATDVDSLADVHVVAGGTTTVPGNATVVGDIYVIGGTAAIDGTVDGDVTLLNGNLSINDGATVTGTLQTYSGSAAISSDASVGRVSQSEAPTPSSSPAQRIGAFLLQFLVLGAFGWWLVERHSLLFENVGAAITEHALVSGVVGGLGATTLLVLFVYMAFTLILLPLAIIGLFAEFLVILYGQAVFGYLIGTRLPIERDGVATLAGIAVFLLALEFFGLVPYLGGIAQLTVAVVGFGAVLNTYFGLQRFEPITIPGGA, via the coding sequence ATGAGTCCGACAGAGGCCATCCCACTCCTCATCGTCGTCCTGCTCATGATCTCCATCGGGGGCGGCGACGTCCAGGAGATGTCCGTGACGTTCCAGGGCGCCACCGACGTCGATTCACTCGCGGACGTCCACGTTGTCGCCGGCGGGACCACCACCGTCCCCGGGAACGCGACGGTCGTCGGCGACATCTATGTCATCGGTGGGACCGCAGCCATCGACGGCACTGTCGACGGCGACGTGACGCTCCTCAACGGGAACCTCTCGATAAATGACGGCGCGACCGTGACCGGAACCCTCCAAACCTATTCGGGATCGGCCGCAATCAGTTCGGACGCGTCGGTCGGGCGCGTCTCGCAGTCCGAGGCGCCCACCCCGTCAAGCTCGCCCGCACAGCGAATCGGAGCCTTCCTCCTGCAGTTCCTTGTCCTCGGTGCGTTCGGGTGGTGGCTCGTCGAGCGGCATTCACTCCTCTTCGAGAACGTCGGCGCAGCCATCACCGAACACGCGCTCGTCAGCGGCGTCGTCGGTGGCCTCGGCGCAACGACCCTCCTCGTCCTCTTCGTCTACATGGCATTCACCCTCATTCTGCTCCCGCTCGCGATCATCGGACTGTTTGCCGAGTTCCTCGTCATCCTCTACGGCCAGGCAGTGTTCGGGTACCTCATCGGGACGCGCCTCCCGATCGAACGCGATGGCGTCGCGACGCTCGCAGGGATCGCCGTGTTCCTGCTCGCTCTCGAGTTCTTCGGGCTCGTGCCGTACCTCGGTGGGATCGCACAACTCACCGTCGCTGTCGTCGGGTTCGGCGCCGTTCTGAACACGTACTTCGGTCTCCAGCGGTTCGAACCCATCACGATCCCGGGAGGAGCGTAA
- a CDS encoding YqjF family protein, translating to MVTALHMGWRHVLFANWPVDSNLLNAHLPSTLTVDTYDGDAWLSVVPFTNVDVRPTWTPEGWGLPLPELNLRTYVTHDGHSGVYFFSLDAQGILSVVGARLFHHLPYYYARCSLTEADGDIRFQSRRLHPGARPVHFAATYGPSSPELDVQSDSLEAFLTERYRYYTEAQDGSLRYAAIDHEPWPLYEADPAIETNTLFEANGFAHPETESVHYYSPGVTTTASPNRRV from the coding sequence ATGGTAACCGCACTCCACATGGGCTGGCGACACGTTCTGTTCGCGAACTGGCCCGTCGACTCCAACCTCCTCAACGCGCACCTCCCGTCGACACTCACGGTCGATACGTACGACGGCGACGCGTGGCTTTCCGTCGTGCCCTTCACGAACGTCGACGTCCGCCCGACGTGGACCCCCGAAGGCTGGGGGCTCCCACTCCCCGAACTCAACCTCCGGACATACGTTACTCACGACGGCCACAGTGGAGTGTACTTCTTCAGTCTCGACGCCCAAGGTATCCTCAGCGTCGTCGGTGCCCGCCTATTCCACCACCTCCCGTACTACTACGCGCGCTGTTCGCTCACCGAAGCTGACGGCGATATCCGGTTCCAGAGCAGGCGATTGCATCCCGGCGCTCGCCCCGTTCACTTCGCCGCGACATATGGTCCATCCAGTCCGGAACTCGACGTACAGTCAGACTCGCTCGAAGCGTTCCTCACCGAGCGCTACCGATACTACACAGAGGCACAGGACGGCTCGCTGCGGTACGCAGCCATCGACCACGAGCCGTGGCCGCTGTACGAGGCCGACCCGGCGATCGAGACCAACACGCTGTTCGAGGCCAATGGGTTCGCCCACCCCGAGACCGAGTCCGTCCACTACTACAGTCCTGGCGTGACGACGACCGCGTCCCCGAACCGCCGGGTGTGA
- a CDS encoding CPBP family intramembrane glutamic endopeptidase translates to MWALSETGSTLTGTVLFVLGGLGPFGASAVLVRTADRSLKAWLRGIFEVRIALRYYALALVLPVALLLGATVVHMVFFDGVVTPDVLPVVIEYPLFLGFIILFGGGLEEPGWRGYLQPALQDAYSPLTSGLVVGVVWAGWHLPLVFIPGTIQHTLPLGLYLLQLVELSILLTWLTNRVDGSVLPAILLHAGANALLNYYPVGGVAGATTPLGLGLLVAALTVAVVALVITTGTSLGTDCPTR, encoded by the coding sequence ATGTGGGCACTCAGTGAAACTGGGTCAACGCTCACAGGGACGGTCCTGTTCGTTCTCGGGGGTCTGGGGCCGTTTGGCGCGAGCGCCGTCCTCGTTCGGACAGCAGATCGATCCCTGAAAGCGTGGCTTCGTGGCATTTTCGAGGTTCGCATCGCGCTGCGGTACTACGCGCTCGCCCTCGTGCTTCCAGTTGCCCTGTTGCTCGGTGCCACTGTGGTCCATATGGTGTTCTTCGATGGCGTCGTGACACCGGACGTGCTTCCGGTCGTCATCGAGTATCCGCTCTTCCTCGGGTTCATCATCTTGTTCGGTGGGGGTCTGGAAGAACCCGGCTGGCGAGGGTACCTCCAGCCGGCACTCCAAGATGCGTACAGCCCGCTCACATCCGGGCTCGTTGTCGGCGTCGTCTGGGCCGGGTGGCACCTTCCGCTAGTATTCATTCCAGGTACCATCCAGCACACGCTCCCACTCGGCCTCTATCTGCTCCAGCTCGTCGAACTCTCGATTCTATTGACGTGGCTCACCAACCGGGTTGATGGAAGCGTTCTGCCGGCCATACTCTTGCACGCGGGCGCCAACGCACTCCTGAACTACTACCCCGTCGGTGGTGTCGCGGGTGCGACGACCCCGCTTGGGCTCGGACTTCTCGTGGCAGCGCTCACCGTCGCCGTCGTCGCCCTTGTCATCACCACCGGGACATCGCTTGGCACTGACTGTCCAACTCGTTAA
- a CDS encoding TspO/MBR family protein translates to MASLVARFRRFPRDRPILALAIAILTVEIVGASGAIFTAQGLDTWYDTLQRPMLAPPNWVFGPVWTALFALIGVALWLVWRRLDSSPREARVAVGVFVVHFVFNVGWSVVFFGMQKIGWGLAVIGLLWLLIVATMWAFDRVDRRAALLLVPYLLWVSFAAYLNYRFWVLN, encoded by the coding sequence ATGGCATCACTCGTGGCTCGTTTTCGCCGGTTTCCACGCGATCGTCCGATCCTCGCACTCGCAATCGCCATCCTGACCGTCGAAATCGTCGGGGCTTCCGGGGCCATCTTCACGGCGCAAGGTCTCGACACGTGGTACGACACCCTTCAGCGGCCGATGCTTGCGCCACCGAACTGGGTATTTGGTCCCGTCTGGACGGCCCTGTTCGCACTCATCGGAGTCGCGCTATGGCTCGTCTGGCGACGACTCGATTCGTCACCTCGCGAAGCCCGGGTTGCGGTCGGCGTATTCGTAGTACACTTCGTCTTCAATGTGGGATGGTCGGTAGTCTTCTTCGGTATGCAGAAGATCGGATGGGGGCTGGCCGTGATCGGACTCCTCTGGCTACTCATCGTCGCAACGATGTGGGCCTTCGACCGCGTTGATCGACGGGCAGCTCTCCTCCTCGTCCCGTATCTCTTGTGGGTCTCGTTCGCCGCCTATCTCAACTACCGTTTCTGGGTATTGAATTAG